The following proteins are encoded in a genomic region of Spirosoma sp. SC4-14:
- a CDS encoding DUF4132 domain-containing protein: MSLINKLSSLFTKSDDKSTIVQPILDQFKHINTLDWKARTEQKKELTDSIKAKDAQFKYDFTYTLIRDYDFGKLTSVWEISELLTALHRSTVVQSEQEFIDLLTVIHKALQQGRANIGNIPILLILKQFQRFSTKQPLAPATTDYLRQLLNTNEFTTVPDYLTKDADKIKMALQELVYQGTGTGANPPVILDDSDHFGLIINQIVQQTTAAQRNILYGLLAHCKKASGAKPSGKFIDEACKLYIQLGEPATYINIAKHWLDGFKQTETRTETHTSTYNNTEYTYTTNTFLHELNTIIAKGIVWSLTNLTEHDPELVKLMGTIAEKSYQKIPGQGPAAASVGNACLYVLAQSGIAGVGQLSRLKLRIKQASTQDLIEKYIQNVSAQLGVSPDEIEDMAVSDYGLVDGTLTKSFGDYKAMITIVGVGKIDIQWQKTGGTPLKSEPAAVKKDFTAELKALKSTVADIAKNTTAQRNRLDRSLILNRRWTWSQFKTYYAEHGLMSFLTRQLIWIAEKDGQSVDMVYQNGTWTDQQGAEIDGLDTNTTIRLWHPVGQSVENVLAWRDFFTSKEIRQPLKQAFREVYLLTEAELKTRMYSNRMAAHILKQHQFNTLAKGRGWRYSLLGAYDKGYESEKAVIDLPAYDLKAEFWVSEVYADGAWNDTGIYLYVSTDQVRFTRPNNNDPLSLIDIPPLVFSEIMRDVDLFVGVASVGNDPNWRDEGLAQYRTYWESYSFGDLGELAKTRKQAVERLLPRLKIARVATVRDKFLVVRGKLRTYKIHLGSGNILMEPNDQYLCIVPDRSSDKATTNVFLPFEGDTMLSIILSKAFLLADDDKITDPSITWQIGKP; this comes from the coding sequence ATGAGCCTTATCAATAAACTTTCGTCGTTGTTTACTAAATCCGACGACAAATCGACTATTGTCCAGCCAATACTTGATCAGTTTAAACACATCAATACGCTTGACTGGAAAGCCCGAACGGAACAGAAAAAAGAACTCACGGATTCGATCAAAGCAAAGGATGCTCAATTCAAATATGATTTTACGTATACGCTTATTCGCGATTACGACTTCGGCAAACTCACCAGCGTCTGGGAAATCAGCGAATTGCTAACCGCTCTCCACCGATCTACTGTCGTTCAATCAGAACAGGAGTTTATTGATCTGCTCACGGTTATCCATAAGGCACTTCAACAAGGCAGAGCCAATATTGGCAATATCCCTATTCTGCTCATTCTAAAACAATTTCAGCGATTTTCGACTAAGCAGCCATTAGCGCCAGCAACTACCGACTACCTCAGGCAACTGCTCAATACCAATGAGTTCACAACAGTTCCCGATTACCTGACGAAAGACGCAGACAAGATCAAAATGGCTCTTCAGGAGCTAGTCTATCAGGGGACAGGTACAGGCGCAAATCCACCGGTGATTCTGGATGATAGCGACCATTTCGGACTGATTATCAACCAGATCGTTCAGCAAACCACAGCAGCGCAGCGCAATATTCTCTACGGCTTACTAGCTCATTGCAAAAAGGCATCAGGCGCCAAACCATCGGGCAAGTTCATTGACGAAGCCTGTAAGCTTTACATACAACTGGGCGAACCGGCAACCTATATCAACATTGCAAAGCATTGGCTGGATGGTTTTAAACAAACGGAGACCCGCACCGAAACGCATACCAGCACCTACAACAACACAGAATATACCTACACGACCAACACATTTCTGCATGAACTGAATACAATCATTGCCAAGGGAATCGTCTGGTCGCTAACGAATCTCACAGAACATGATCCTGAACTGGTAAAGCTGATGGGAACAATTGCTGAGAAAAGCTATCAGAAGATTCCTGGCCAGGGTCCGGCAGCGGCCAGCGTTGGCAATGCCTGCTTATACGTGTTGGCACAATCGGGGATAGCAGGTGTAGGCCAACTGTCGCGATTGAAACTGCGCATCAAACAGGCCAGCACGCAGGACCTCATTGAAAAATACATCCAGAATGTTTCCGCACAACTAGGTGTAAGCCCAGACGAGATCGAAGACATGGCCGTTTCTGATTATGGCCTTGTCGATGGCACCTTAACCAAGTCGTTCGGCGATTATAAGGCAATGATCACAATCGTTGGCGTTGGTAAAATCGACATACAGTGGCAGAAAACCGGTGGAACGCCGTTAAAATCGGAACCAGCCGCTGTTAAGAAAGACTTTACTGCCGAACTGAAAGCCCTGAAAAGCACGGTTGCCGACATTGCTAAAAATACAACCGCCCAGCGCAACCGGCTGGACCGATCGCTGATTCTGAACCGTAGATGGACATGGAGCCAATTCAAGACGTATTATGCTGAGCACGGCCTAATGAGTTTTCTAACCAGACAATTGATCTGGATAGCGGAGAAAGACGGGCAAAGTGTCGATATGGTGTACCAGAATGGCACCTGGACCGATCAGCAGGGTGCAGAAATTGATGGGCTCGATACTAACACAACAATTCGCCTATGGCATCCGGTTGGCCAGTCGGTCGAAAACGTGCTGGCCTGGCGCGATTTTTTCACCAGTAAAGAAATTCGGCAACCGCTAAAACAGGCATTCCGAGAAGTATATCTGCTCACCGAAGCCGAACTCAAAACACGCATGTATAGCAACCGCATGGCGGCTCATATTCTGAAGCAACATCAGTTCAATACACTGGCCAAAGGGAGAGGCTGGCGGTATAGTCTGCTGGGGGCTTACGACAAAGGGTATGAAAGCGAAAAAGCGGTTATCGATCTGCCAGCGTATGATTTAAAGGCCGAATTCTGGGTCAGCGAAGTGTATGCCGACGGTGCCTGGAACGACACCGGCATTTACCTCTACGTGTCAACCGATCAGGTTCGTTTCACCCGGCCAAACAATAACGACCCCCTCTCTCTCATCGACATTCCACCCCTCGTGTTTTCTGAAATCATGCGCGATGTCGACCTGTTTGTGGGTGTAGCCAGTGTTGGCAACGATCCGAACTGGCGCGATGAAGGATTGGCGCAGTATCGAACCTACTGGGAATCGTACTCATTTGGCGATTTGGGCGAACTGGCCAAAACACGAAAACAAGCCGTTGAACGGTTGCTACCACGGCTGAAAATTGCGCGGGTAGCAACCGTTCGTGACAAATTTTTAGTGGTAAGGGGTAAGCTTCGCACCTATAAAATTCACCTCGGTAGCGGTAATATTCTGATGGAGCCTAATGATCAGTATCTCTGCATTGTTCCCGACCGGAGTTCTGATAAGGCAACAACAAACGTTTTTTTACCATTTGAGGGTGATACGATGCTGTCAATCATTCTGAGTAAAGCGTTTTTGCTGGCCGACGACGACAAAATCACTGATCCATCCATTACGTGGCAAATCGGCAAGCCGTGA
- a CDS encoding PD-(D/E)XK nuclease-like domain-containing protein — MLSQPIITTRQPLLTSGDDYRMLPRVSNSDLTRLKEEHLGYWSVPSARFISEKTKVFGRAFHQHLLEPESVGTVLEQLLPDLTPGLTNATTDELAPAQAEQLHTLMRTIRQDAFCRRYLRMSERERVVLFTEPNTGVACKARLDMVYTSPKRRNALIIDIKTTSARTQSQFLESCYTYDYDRQAAFYLDSLRYADTRHGEPAEWGTTQHFRFVFIGIMKQRPHRLFAVDATSIPGFVDYGRKKYRFWLRKWREEHEMPAKPMAGWSLSA, encoded by the coding sequence ATGCTCTCACAACCAATTATAACCACACGCCAGCCACTGCTGACCTCTGGCGACGATTATCGGATGCTTCCCCGCGTATCAAATTCAGATCTGACTCGCCTGAAAGAAGAGCATCTGGGCTATTGGTCGGTGCCATCGGCTCGGTTTATTTCCGAAAAAACCAAAGTATTTGGCCGGGCTTTTCATCAGCATTTACTCGAACCGGAGTCGGTAGGAACGGTGCTGGAGCAATTACTTCCCGATCTGACACCCGGCCTGACCAATGCAACAACCGACGAACTGGCTCCTGCTCAGGCCGAACAACTTCATACGCTTATGCGTACGATTCGGCAGGACGCTTTTTGCCGTCGGTATCTGCGGATGTCCGAACGGGAGCGGGTAGTTTTGTTTACAGAACCCAATACGGGAGTAGCCTGTAAGGCCCGGCTCGATATGGTCTATACTAGTCCTAAACGCCGAAATGCGCTGATTATCGACATTAAAACCACGTCGGCGCGTACGCAGTCGCAGTTTCTGGAATCGTGCTACACCTACGATTACGATCGGCAGGCCGCTTTTTATCTCGATAGTCTACGGTATGCCGACACGCGCCATGGCGAGCCAGCCGAATGGGGCACTACCCAACACTTTCGGTTTGTTTTTATCGGCATCATGAAACAACGTCCACACCGACTTTTTGCGGTAGATGCTACGTCGATTCCCGGATTTGTTGACTACGGCCGGAAAAAATACCGCTTCTGGCTCCGCAAATGGCGTGAAGAACACGAAATGCCAGCTAAACCTATGGCTGGCTGGAGCCTGAGTGCCTGA
- a CDS encoding aldo/keto reductase, whose protein sequence is MIIPTVTLSNGIQMPVLGLGVYAPQHISETQQAVEWAIEAGCRLIDTAAAYHNEREVACALKAANLPREDIFVTTKVWNDDQGYDQTLRAFDKSLAKLQLDVLDLYLIHWPVKELRRETWKAMERLYAEGRVRAIGVSNYYPAHLDELFEFAAVAPAVNQFELSPYCYLPDVLEYCRARNIQPEGYAPLVRGLKKDDPRLLKLAANYGKSTFQLLIRWSLQHNVVTIPKSVKRDRIRENFDVFDFTITADDMAYINTFYDNTRIADDPRTYR, encoded by the coding sequence ATGATTATTCCAACAGTTACACTTTCGAATGGTATCCAAATGCCTGTTTTGGGGCTTGGAGTTTATGCTCCCCAGCATATCAGCGAAACTCAACAGGCAGTTGAGTGGGCAATTGAAGCCGGGTGTCGATTAATTGATACGGCTGCTGCTTATCATAATGAACGAGAGGTAGCCTGTGCGTTGAAAGCAGCAAATCTGCCTCGTGAGGACATATTTGTTACGACCAAAGTCTGGAATGACGATCAGGGCTATGACCAAACCCTGCGCGCTTTCGATAAAAGTCTGGCGAAGCTTCAGCTCGATGTACTGGATCTTTACCTGATACACTGGCCAGTGAAAGAACTTCGGCGGGAAACCTGGAAGGCGATGGAACGATTGTATGCCGAGGGGCGTGTGCGGGCCATTGGTGTGTCGAACTATTACCCAGCGCACCTTGACGAACTTTTTGAGTTTGCAGCAGTCGCTCCGGCTGTCAATCAGTTTGAATTAAGCCCGTATTGCTATTTGCCCGATGTTCTGGAGTATTGCCGCGCCAGGAATATTCAGCCCGAAGGGTATGCACCACTCGTGCGTGGTCTAAAAAAAGATGACCCACGTTTATTGAAACTAGCCGCGAATTATGGAAAAAGTACGTTTCAATTACTGATTCGCTGGTCGTTGCAGCATAATGTTGTTACGATTCCTAAATCGGTGAAACGCGACCGTATTCGGGAGAATTTTGATGTATTCGATTTTACAATTACGGCCGACGATATGGCCTACATAAACACATTCTACGACAATACGCGCATTGCCGACGATCCAAGAACGTATCGCTGA
- a CDS encoding porin family protein yields the protein MFRSISLRSLTTLCVALALCLSTTYAQQRFSAGPRIGLNLSTLRGDVANYKMTPGLVAGAFVMYSSLNHFGISADLLYSQRGGKYTGTDPGNIPVEFTQKINYLEIPVALRYFLTLNGNFRPNIFFGPSLAVPLSAKRVNQKIGGASQPDVTNSEAFKNLDLGLFAGFQLNFRGWGDRQHFLIDGRYTYGLADITSQPIAGGPGGPNVYNSTITLTLGYSFGVGPEYRSRYRR from the coding sequence ATGTTTCGCTCAATTTCGCTACGATCGCTCACCACTCTCTGCGTAGCCCTTGCTCTCTGCCTATCAACCACTTACGCCCAACAACGCTTTAGTGCAGGGCCGCGTATTGGCTTAAATTTATCCACATTACGGGGCGATGTTGCCAACTATAAAATGACTCCAGGCCTTGTTGCCGGAGCGTTTGTAATGTATAGCTCTCTAAATCACTTCGGTATATCGGCCGATCTGCTGTATTCGCAACGGGGTGGCAAATATACGGGCACTGATCCGGGCAATATTCCGGTTGAGTTTACTCAGAAAATCAATTACCTCGAAATTCCCGTAGCTCTCCGTTATTTTCTGACGCTCAACGGCAATTTCCGCCCTAACATCTTCTTTGGTCCCTCGCTGGCGGTTCCGCTCAGCGCCAAACGGGTCAACCAAAAAATAGGCGGTGCCTCACAACCAGACGTAACCAATTCGGAAGCATTCAAAAATCTGGATCTTGGCCTATTCGCCGGTTTTCAGTTGAACTTTCGTGGCTGGGGCGATCGCCAGCACTTCCTGATCGATGGCCGCTACACCTATGGCCTGGCCGACATAACAAGTCAGCCAATTGCCGGAGGCCCAGGTGGTCCTAATGTGTATAATTCAACCATTACACTAACGCTGGGCTATAGCTTCGGCGTTGGCCCCGAATACCGCAGCCGCTACCGCCGGTAG
- a CDS encoding DUF4394 domain-containing protein, whose translation MFSKKPLRLLVSLLVIGLLMTINACQNTQPDPQADPGHASSRLSSDFVVYALTDNNQLLKLNTQNPGVILSTLTVTGIQNNERLIGIDFRPATGQLYAVSNDSRIYAINLANGMATVIGSAPFSPAINGDVVGFDFNPTVDRIRLVTNQGQNLRLHPETGATAAIDGAINGVPNVAISGVAYTNSRAGVTTTTLYDIDPITDKLYRQDPPNNGTLVEVGSLGIDIAGRGSFDISPDGNAVAMLINGITQGLYQINLTTGQAERLGDLPGFSIVGLAIPAEPVAYAIDRFNNLVIFNPFAPGTPITKALTGLPPNDMIYGIDFRPVNGQLYAISSSSRLYTINTSNGAATMVGNGPTSPAITSLDLGFDFNPTVDRIRVVTATGQNLRLHPETGAVVAIDGNLAYSDQSKGAITGAAYTNSFAGATTTVLYDLDAQLDRLVRQDPPNAGGLVTVGSLGVNIDGATGFDIGGTTNNAYALLRTANENGAPVTKVYQINLMTGQAIPLADFPMLVRAMTVGLGL comes from the coding sequence ATGTTTTCTAAAAAACCACTTCGCCTGCTAGTCAGTCTACTGGTCATCGGCTTACTGATGACTATCAATGCCTGCCAGAACACGCAACCTGATCCTCAGGCAGATCCGGGCCATGCAAGCTCCCGCTTATCATCCGACTTCGTCGTATATGCGTTGACAGACAACAACCAACTGCTCAAATTGAATACGCAGAACCCAGGTGTTATTCTGTCGACCCTTACGGTTACGGGCATTCAGAATAACGAACGGTTAATTGGAATCGACTTCCGCCCCGCCACGGGTCAGCTATATGCTGTCAGTAATGACAGCCGTATTTATGCCATTAATCTGGCAAACGGCATGGCTACGGTTATTGGGTCGGCCCCTTTCTCACCCGCTATCAATGGCGATGTAGTGGGTTTTGATTTCAATCCCACCGTCGACCGAATCCGGCTGGTTACCAACCAGGGACAAAACCTGCGGCTTCATCCCGAAACCGGGGCAACGGCGGCTATCGATGGGGCTATCAATGGTGTTCCAAACGTGGCCATCTCGGGCGTGGCCTACACCAACAGTCGTGCTGGCGTTACTACAACCACGCTGTATGACATCGATCCTATTACGGATAAGCTTTACCGGCAGGACCCGCCTAACAATGGCACGCTGGTAGAAGTTGGATCGCTTGGGATCGATATTGCCGGACGAGGTAGTTTCGACATTTCGCCGGATGGCAACGCAGTAGCCATGTTGATCAATGGCATTACCCAGGGACTTTACCAGATAAATCTGACCACAGGTCAGGCTGAACGCCTGGGCGATTTGCCTGGATTTAGCATCGTTGGGCTGGCCATTCCGGCCGAACCCGTTGCCTATGCCATCGACCGATTCAACAATCTGGTTATTTTCAACCCCTTCGCCCCCGGTACTCCGATCACCAAAGCGTTGACGGGTCTGCCACCAAACGACATGATCTATGGCATCGATTTCCGGCCAGTCAACGGACAGTTGTATGCCATCAGCAGTTCCAGCCGGCTTTACACCATCAATACATCGAACGGAGCCGCAACCATGGTAGGCAACGGCCCCACATCACCGGCCATTACGAGCCTTGATCTGGGTTTTGATTTCAACCCAACTGTCGACCGTATCCGGGTTGTAACCGCAACGGGGCAAAATCTGCGGCTTCATCCCGAAACGGGAGCGGTAGTAGCTATCGACGGTAATCTGGCCTATAGCGATCAATCGAAGGGGGCTATTACGGGAGCAGCCTACACAAACAGCTTTGCCGGGGCCACCACAACCGTGCTCTATGATCTGGATGCGCAGCTCGACCGGCTGGTTCGGCAGGACCCACCCAATGCAGGCGGTCTGGTTACGGTAGGGTCGCTGGGAGTAAATATTGACGGAGCTACTGGATTCGACATTGGAGGCACAACAAACAATGCCTACGCCTTATTAAGAACAGCGAATGAGAATGGGGCGCCAGTCACGAAGGTTTATCAAATTAACCTGATGACTGGCCAGGCTATCCCACTGGCCGACTTCCCAATGCTGGTACGGGCAATGACCGTTGGTTTGGGGTTATAA
- a CDS encoding pentapeptide repeat-containing protein, whose protein sequence is MNTLFLNAPLGLGGFLRIMKTLITALLLTVVALAPTLAQKTVDAKEIIAKINRKESVSYQNVTINGDLDLTDLANRREVKEGSWKGDSREFRSTVEAPISFKNCQFKGKVLAYYTEDQERKLLKTSNTVYNADFNEAVTFEDCTFDDDAAFKYSHFDQRAIFTNNTFRETALFKYTRFQNDADFSGSTFRGYADFKYTKFNESSAFQKVAFERYADFKYTKFDERVDFSKARFNGNADFKYTHLPRGTSFDDARFEGSTDFKYTTLDGRRFSPGSR, encoded by the coding sequence ATGAACACGCTGTTTCTAAACGCCCCTTTGGGGTTGGGGGGCTTTCTACGCATCATGAAAACACTCATTACCGCTCTTCTGCTAACAGTTGTTGCGCTGGCACCTACGCTGGCTCAGAAAACTGTAGATGCCAAAGAAATCATCGCAAAAATCAATCGTAAAGAATCCGTCTCCTATCAGAACGTTACGATCAACGGCGACCTCGACCTGACCGATCTGGCCAACCGTCGGGAAGTAAAAGAAGGAAGCTGGAAAGGCGACTCGCGCGAATTCCGAAGCACCGTCGAAGCACCGATTTCCTTCAAAAACTGCCAGTTTAAAGGCAAAGTCCTGGCCTACTATACCGAAGATCAGGAACGCAAACTCCTCAAAACCAGCAATACGGTTTATAATGCCGATTTCAACGAAGCCGTAACGTTCGAAGACTGTACCTTTGATGATGATGCTGCTTTCAAGTATTCTCACTTTGACCAGCGAGCCATTTTCACCAATAATACTTTCCGCGAAACGGCTCTGTTCAAATATACCAGGTTCCAGAACGATGCCGATTTCAGCGGTTCGACTTTCAGAGGCTATGCCGATTTCAAATACACAAAATTCAACGAATCGTCGGCTTTTCAGAAAGTAGCTTTCGAGCGCTACGCCGACTTCAAATACACAAAATTTGACGAGCGTGTCGATTTCAGCAAAGCGCGTTTCAATGGTAATGCCGATTTCAAATATACGCACCTGCCTCGTGGTACCAGCTTCGATGATGCCCGTTTTGAAGGGTCAACCGATTTCAAATATACCACCCTCGACGGTCGCCGTTTTTCGCCCGGCAGTCGCTAA
- a CDS encoding DUF748 domain-containing protein: MKRTSKILIVLAVLLVTARLLLPYFVLRYVNKTLADMGDYTGHVDDIDIQLIRGAYQIDDMRIRKINGNIKEPFLYIPKTDLSVEWKSLFRGRLVSEVECYDPIINFAFSENEANNQTGAEVDWTAYLKKLLPININRFAVIDGTVNLTSLITQPRADLSLKQFQGEIRNIRNVEDKNQKLPSPVVATGNVPGYGGTMAFSANMNLLKLVPDFDYNLRFNDMQLVKLNPLAREYANLDFERGTVSIYSEMAMYDSKLNGYLKPLTKGMKIFDLNEHDHRSVGQFFTELIAQAGTAVLKNQKHDQVATRIPLNGTVEDVKTAIWPTVFGVLRNAYIKAFKNEFDNNITLQDALKSVKEDYKAKRAERKAERKEKREERRAERKQKREERKKEKAN; the protein is encoded by the coding sequence TTGAAACGCACATCAAAAATTCTGATCGTTCTGGCCGTCCTGCTGGTTACTGCCCGCCTGTTGCTGCCTTACTTTGTGTTACGATATGTCAACAAAACGCTGGCCGATATGGGCGACTACACGGGCCATGTCGATGATATTGACATTCAACTAATCCGGGGAGCTTATCAAATAGATGATATGCGCATTCGGAAAATCAATGGCAACATTAAAGAGCCTTTCCTGTACATTCCTAAAACCGACCTTTCGGTCGAATGGAAATCCTTGTTTCGGGGCCGACTGGTGAGCGAGGTCGAGTGCTACGACCCGATTATCAATTTTGCGTTCAGCGAAAACGAAGCCAATAACCAAACCGGTGCCGAGGTCGACTGGACAGCCTATCTGAAAAAACTGCTTCCAATCAACATTAACCGCTTTGCCGTTATCGACGGAACGGTCAATTTAACAAGTCTCATCACACAGCCTCGTGCCGATTTGTCGCTCAAACAGTTTCAGGGCGAAATTCGCAACATTCGGAACGTTGAAGATAAGAACCAGAAATTGCCTTCGCCGGTAGTCGCTACGGGCAATGTTCCGGGCTATGGGGGCACTATGGCCTTCAGCGCCAATATGAACTTACTGAAACTAGTACCCGACTTCGACTACAATCTCCGCTTCAACGATATGCAACTGGTCAAGCTCAATCCGCTGGCCCGCGAATATGCCAACTTAGACTTTGAACGGGGCACGGTGAGTATTTATAGCGAGATGGCTATGTACGACAGCAAACTGAATGGCTATCTGAAACCGCTCACCAAGGGAATGAAAATTTTCGATCTGAATGAGCACGATCACCGATCAGTTGGGCAGTTTTTTACCGAACTGATTGCCCAGGCCGGAACAGCCGTTCTCAAAAACCAGAAACACGATCAGGTAGCAACCCGAATTCCACTCAACGGCACTGTCGAAGACGTTAAAACAGCCATTTGGCCAACTGTTTTTGGTGTCTTGCGGAATGCCTACATTAAGGCGTTCAAAAACGAATTCGATAATAACATTACACTACAGGATGCCCTTAAAAGCGTAAAAGAAGATTATAAAGCGAAGCGAGCAGAACGCAAAGCGGAGCGAAAGGAAAAACGCGAAGAACGCAGGGCCGAACGCAAACAAAAGCGCGAAGAACGTAAAAAAGAGAAAGCCAATTAA
- a CDS encoding sigma-70 family RNA polymerase sigma factor produces MFLKRFRKSKPTTDAEYVSAYRATGDLAILGELYERHMELVYAVCYNYLRDEDEAKDAVMHLFEQLVTDLRKHDVQQFQAWLHSVARNHCLMLLRKNQAHPKAVQLNGTAEYEADEHQLTSLRSDESENSMLDREEDLNHMEACLQTLPTEQQTCLKLFYLEQKSYLEVAELTGYELKQVKSYLQNGRRMLKICMSK; encoded by the coding sequence ATGTTTCTGAAACGGTTTCGCAAATCCAAACCCACAACTGATGCTGAGTATGTCTCAGCCTATCGTGCCACGGGCGATCTGGCCATATTGGGTGAGCTTTATGAGCGGCACATGGAGTTGGTGTATGCAGTATGCTACAACTACCTGCGCGATGAAGACGAGGCCAAAGATGCAGTGATGCATCTTTTTGAACAGTTGGTAACCGACCTCCGAAAACATGACGTACAGCAGTTTCAGGCCTGGCTACACAGTGTAGCCCGCAATCATTGCCTGATGCTGTTACGCAAAAATCAGGCACACCCGAAAGCCGTTCAGCTTAATGGAACAGCCGAATATGAAGCCGACGAGCACCAGCTTACCTCGCTGCGAAGCGATGAATCAGAGAATTCGATGCTCGACCGGGAAGAAGACCTGAACCACATGGAAGCGTGTTTGCAAACCCTGCCAACTGAACAGCAAACCTGTCTGAAATTATTTTATCTGGAACAGAAAAGCTACCTCGAAGTAGCCGAACTGACCGGTTATGAGTTAAAGCAAGTGAAAAGTTATTTGCAAAACGGCCGCCGAATGCTGAAAATTTGCATGAGTAAATAG